AGATAGGCTACGGGGCGGCTACTCCTTGGTGgcggccgtcttcttcttgggagacTTGGTGGAGGTCTTCTTCTTGGGCGACTTGGCCTCCTTCTCTGCGGCGGCGGGCgacttcttggggagcagcaCGGAGTTGATGTTGGGGATGACGCCGCCGTGGGCGATGGTCACGCCGGCGAGCAGCCTGCCGAGCTCCTGGTCGTTGCGGACGGCGAGCAGCAGGTGGCGCGGGATGATGCGGGTCTTCTTGTTGTCCTTGGCCGCGTTGCCGGCAAGCTCCAGGACCTGAGATTCAACCAAGAACCAGATCAGTCAGTCATCCGTCGAACAGGACAAGAACAGGAGCGGGCAAGAACGGACGGGGAGGCCGGTAGTTACCTCGGCGGCGAGGTACTCGAGGACGGCGGCGAGGTAGACGGGGGCGCCGGAGCCGACCCGCTGGGCGTAGCGGCCCTTCTTGAGGTAGCGCCCGATGCGGCCGACGGGGAACTGGAGCCCAGCCTTGACGGACCTGGTCACCGCCTTCTTCCTGTCGCCACCCTTCCTTCCGGCCATCTTGCTTGCTACCTCTCCGTCGACGAGATGCTGTGGTGTTGGCGGCGGCGGTGCTGGATCGGAATGCTCTGAGCTTGTGGGTTGAGAGGCCGGCGAGAGCGCGGCTTTTATTGGAGGCAGGAGCGTCGCGGGAGGGGGATCGATCCGCGTGACAGGGTGTGCGCACCGTTGGATCGGAGGGGAGCGGGCGGCGGGGATTGGTCTGCGGGTGGCGATCCGCGTGAAGGTCGGATCGGCCAATCAGAACGCAGGGATCTG
The sequence above is a segment of the Aegilops tauschii subsp. strangulata cultivar AL8/78 chromosome 6, Aet v6.0, whole genome shotgun sequence genome. Coding sequences within it:
- the LOC109745212 gene encoding histone H2A.1, which translates into the protein MAGRKGGDRKKAVTRSVKAGLQFPVGRIGRYLKKGRYAQRVGSGAPVYLAAVLEYLAAEVLELAGNAAKDNKKTRIIPRHLLLAVRNDQELGRLLAGVTIAHGGVIPNINSVLLPKKSPAAAEKEAKSPKKKTSTKSPKKKTAATKE